The nucleotide sequence TTTGTTATGTTAAAAATACACAATGGAGACTGGGAGCTTATAAACTAAATGCAGTTCATTTACTCAGGAATTACCAGCGGAAGTATATTTGCTTTGGTAGCGCTTGGATTTAACATAATTTACAATACCACCGGTATTATTAATTTTGCCCAGGGCGAATTTGTTATGATAGGCGGGATGCTCATATATACACTGTTATCAATATATGGGCTCCCGTTTTTAATTGCAGCTCCACTCGCTTTAATGGCTGCACTTATACTGGGGGCAATTTTTGAACGTGTTTTTATAAAAAGTGTACGTTCCCCCAACGAAATAAAGCTGATTACAATTACGATAGCTGCCTCAATCATCTTAAGAGGGCTGGGAATGGTTATATGGGGGAGAAACTCATTAAGCGTTGATGCTTATGTGCCTTATAAAATACTGGAGTTACCCGCAGGCACCCTTACATCTAACAGCCTGCTCGTTATAATAGTTTCACTAATTACGGCATTTAGTCTTTCATTGTTTTTCAAAAGGTCGTCTTTGGGGAAAGCTTTCAGGGCGTGCTACGATGATAAAATTGCCGCTGGGATATGCGGTGTGGATGTCAGTAAAATAAGAATGCTTGCCTTTGCAATTGCAGCACTTCTTGGTGTTATAGCTGGAATCGTTACCACTCCTATCACTTATGTGACTTACACTGACGGTATCATGACAGGGTTGAAAGGATTTGCCGCAGCCATTCTGGGCGGACTGGGCAGCTTCTGGGGCGGTGTAGCCGGAGGTCTTTTGCTTGGTATCTTTGAAGGTTTTTTCGCCTCTGTGTTTTCATCAGGGTATAAAGATGCATTCGCTTTTCTGGTAATTCTTGCGGTTTTGTTTTTGAGACCGAAAGGCTTGTTCGGGAAAAAGAAGGCTGAACGTTTATGAGAAAGATAAATTACCCTTTTTTAATATTTGTTTTGGTCGTTTTGATTGCTGCAAAGTTGCTGATAAAAAATGAATATTATTTAAGTATTGTTATCTTCGGGATGTTCAATGCTATAAACGCCTCATGTTTCAACTTACTTTTAGGATATACGGGGATTATTTCTCTTGGTCAGGCTGCATTTTACGGAATCGGTGCCTATTTTGCCGTCATTGTCGCCGCTTCTTTCGGTATTAATCCTGTGCTTGCAATTTTTCTGGCAAGCTTATTCAGTGCACTTACTGCTTTCATAGTGGGATACCCCACTTTAAAACTTCACGGGCATTATCTGGCTATGGCCACCCTCGGATTTGGTATGATTATTTATGTGCTTATGAATGAGATGGCTTTTATTACAGGGGGACCTTCCGGCTTTTTGGATATTAGCAAGTTTAGTTTCCTTGGAATTTCTATTTATGGCGAACACAGTTTTTATGTTTTTGTTGCAATAATGTTTTTTATTTTTACAGTATTATTTGAAATGTTTGACAAATCATATTTATCTTACAAACTGAAGTTTATAAAAGAATCTGAGTTTGCCTCAAAATCTTTCGGTATTAACATATTTAAAACTAAATTACTGGTTTTTTCTATTGCAGCCGGCATAACTGCATTTAATGGTGGTATTTATGCATATTACTCAGGATTTATAAGTCCTGTATCTTTTAATTTCAACTATTCCATTGAGCTTCTGACAATGGCAATTGTAGGCGGGTTAGGGACAGTGCCCGGCGGAATTATAGGAGCAGCTGTTCTGACCGCTTTGCCAGAATTTATGGCTTCTATTGAAGATTATGAGATGATTCTTTACGGTTGTTTTCTTGCTATTACTATAATATTTTTACCGGGCGGTCTTACGGGACTTATAAAGAGGATACTTAATAAAAATGCTGCAGATTAAAAATACAGGTATTAACTTTGGTGGTGTGAAGGCTCTTGACAATGTAAGTTTTAACGTGTCATACGGCCGTATTACTGCGCTGATCGGGCCTAACGGAGCCGGTAAAACTACACTTTTTAATATAATCACCGGTTTTCTTAAAAGCAATACCGGCGAAATTTTTTTTGAAAATGAAAACATTACAAATTCACAGCCTTACCATATATTTGCCAAAGGAATCTCACGAACTTTCCAAAATTTAAATCTTATTTCAGAAGTAAGCCTGAAAGAGAACCTATTATTGGGAATAATAGGTAAAGACAACCCTTCATCTGTAAAAAGTTTATTAAGACTGAACGGCAAATACTGGAAAAGAGTGGAAAAGAAGATCCACCACTGTATGGAAATTACCGGTATATCAGAGTGGTGTGATAAAAAAACCGATGAAGTGCCTTACGGCATTCTAAAATATCTTGAGATAGCAAGAGCTATAATTAATGAGCCAAAGATCCTGTTGCTGGATGAGCCTGCAGCGGGACTTAACAATGTTGAGAAAGAAAATTTAATGGAACTTATAAAATTTTTAACAAGCAAAAATATGACAATATTTATGGTGGAACATGACATGAATTTCGTATCCAATCTGGCTGATAATGTTATATGCCTTAATTACGGAAAAGTGATTGCCAACGGCAGCTACGGGGAAATAAGGAGTAATGAGGAAGTTATAAAAGCTTACCTTGGAGATTCGGATGCTTAAAGTTTCCTCGCTTAATATATATTATGGCGCCGTAAGAGCTTTAAATAACATTTCCATTCATGTTAAAGAGAAAGAATTTGTTTCACTAATTGGTTCAAACGGTGCAGGAAAAACATCACTTTTAAACGGGATTTTAAATATTGTTCCGCCGAAAAGCGGTGAAATTGTTTTTCAAAACAGAACAATTACCGGTCTTCCCACCAAGAAAAAAGTAAAAATGGGAATCAGTCTTGTCCCGGAAGGCAGACGTGTATTTCCCAATATGAGTGTTCATGAAAACCTTGAAATGGGCGGATATCAAAAATCATCAAAAATAAAGAACAGGCAGATGGAATTTGTCCTCGATCTTTTCCCTATTCTTAAGGAAAGAAACAAACAGTTAGCCGGGATGCTTTCCGGCGGAGAACAGCAGATGCTGGCCATTGGCAGGGCACTGATGAGTGATCCGAAACTCCTTTTAATGGATGAGCCTTCAATGGGGCTGGCTCCTCTTGTTATAAAAAATGTATACGAAAAATTAACAAAGCTGAAAGAAAACGGTCTTACAATTTTCCTGGTGGAGCAGAATGCCTCAGTTGCTCTAAAATATGCTGACAGAGGCTATGTACTGGAAAACGGCAAAATTGTTTTGCAGGGTAAAAGCAGTGAATTGAAGGATGACAATGAAATCAAAAGAGCCTATCTGGGAAAAGAATACAAAGAAAAGTGGGAGAGGTGATCAAATGCTTCTGTGGCAAAAAGAAGAACAGACTATGCCTTTGGATGATATAAAGCAGCTGCAACTGGAAAGACTACAGTCTACAGTAAACAGAGCCTATGAGAATGTTGATTTCTACAAAAGTCAACTTAAATCACTGAATATAAAGCCTGAAGAAATATCAAAGCTTGAAGACATTTCAAAACTACCCTTTACAACCAAACAGGATTTGCGGGATAACTATCCCTACGGACTTTTTGCCGTACCATTGAAGGATATTGTCCGCATTCACTCTTCCAGCGGAACCACAGGCAAGCCAACAGTTGTTGGATATACAAAAAGGGATCTGGAGACCTGGAAGGATTTGGTGGCAAGGGTAATGGTAGCAGGCGGGGTTACCAAAGATGATATTGTACATATTGCTTTTACCTATGGTCTTTTTACCGGCGGCTTCGGGCTTCATTACGGAGCGGAACACATTGGTGCAAGTGTTATCCCTGTTTCCAGCGGTAATACCAGAAGACAGCTGCTTATAATGCAGGATTACTGGAGCAGCACTCTTATATGTACCCCTTCATACGCTTTACATATAGCAGAAATTATGGAAAAACAGGGGCTCACCGCCGATGACATCCATCTTAAATATGCACTTCTGGGGAGTGAACCGTGGGGTGAAAAAATTAGAGCTGAAGTGGAGGAGAAGCTCGGTGTTATCGCTACTGATAATTATGGTTTATCTGAAGTGATAGGTCCCGGTGTATCCGGAGAATGCCTGCAGAAAAACGGTCTTCATATAAACGAAGATCATTTTTACGCCGAAATTATAGACCCGGAAACGGGAGAAGTTCTTCCAGAAGGGGAATTGGGAGAACTTGTTCTTACAACTTTAACAAAAGAAGGGATGCCTCTTATCAGATACAGAACAAGAGACATTACCCGTCTTTTCAGGGATAACTGCAAGTGCGGATGTACATTTGTCAAAATGGAGAAACCTTCCGGAAGAACTGACGATATGCTGATTGTCAACGGGGTAAATGTATTCCCGTCTCAGGTGGAGGAAGTACTCACCGAATTTGATCATGCCACACCGCATTATATGATATTCGTCAAAAAGAAAGGCCACCTTGATCAGATGGAAATAAATCTTGAAATCTCAGAACATCTTTTTTTTGATGAAATGAAGAAACAGAGAGCACTGCTGGACAGTTTAACAGAAAAGATGTTTACCGTATTGGGTATAAAACCTAAGATAAAACTTGTCGAACCTAGAACCATAGAAAGGTTTGAAGGGAAAGCCAGTAGGGTGGTGGACACCAGAAATGAGTAATAACGATAAAGAGCTCACCGGTATCGTTAATTTCTTTTTTGAAACCGGTATCTTCGAGAAAATCCCAAGAAGCGGTGATGCTTTTCTTGGTTCTGAGCAGCAGCTTCTATCATCACATATATTCAGAACTACCGTAATAGGTTTTTCTCTGGCAAATATCACCGATGCGGATATCTCCAAAGTAACTTTTATGTGCCTGTTTCATGATATTGAGGAATCCAGAACGGGTGATTTGAATTATCTTCATCAGAAATATGTCAATTCTGATGACAGAAAAGCTCTTGAGGACATTACTGGCAGCTTGCCTTTTGGTGAATCGATAAAGTCATTGATCGATGAATATGAAGCTCAGAAAAGTTTTGAAGCAAAACTGGCAAAAGATGCGGATACACTGGAATTAATACTCCATATTAAAGAATCATTGGATAAAGGTAATGAGCAGGCAGCAAACTGGCTGAAATTTGCGGAAAAAAGGTTGAAAACTATTGCAGCGAAAGATATTCTCAAGAATATAAAAAGTACAAAATATTATCACTGGTGGTACAATCTGAGTAATGAATGGCAAAAAGGCAACAAAAACTGGTAACTATACACCTCCCGGTCTTTTATACACATTTCTTTTGTGTCTGAGACTCATTTTTTTCAGTGATAAAGCTTTTTTTGAATTGTCTCATGACAAAAGACTCACCTATAATCTTATTACCATCTTTTTACTCATGCTGACAATACCAGTAAAGGTTTTCACCACAGAAAAAATTATTCTTTTCAATCCCGGCAGATTTATCGAGAATATCCTTTTGTCACTAATATTCATCTCATTTCTATATCTTCTACTGCCCAAGAAGGAGACCACGTTCGCTGGTTATTTGAGAGTTTTTCTCGGCTTTGAAGCAGTTGATATATTTGGTGGTTTAACTTTGCTGCTTTCCGGGAAAATTCTGGATTTTTATACTGCTGTACTGCTGGGCTGGTATTTGAGTTTAGCAGTCTACGCTGTGGCAAAAATTGCCAAACTGGAGTATGTTGTGGGGTTTATGCTGGTGTTTTTTGCTTTTCTGGTAACAAACTTTGTTCCGGTATTCCTTGGCAGTTAATGTCTCCAGAATATTTTGTCAATAAACCTGTCGAACAGCCTTCCTGACAAACCTATTACGAACAAAACTATCCACAAAGGCTTTGGCAATACTCTGTAAAAAAAATAAAATATGTATCCAAAACTTTTTTTCAGAGTATAGAAATAATCATTAAATATTTCGTATATTTTTGAGCTTTTCATCTGTATTAATTTGCCGACAATTATTTTTTAATAAATTAATTTTACAAATACTTTGTAAAATGGCAAGAATAAAAAATAAAAAAAACTTGTAAAATTTTTGTAAATTTTTTATTACATATGTGTGAAATTTTTTAAAAGGATAGACATTGATAATTGATTCGCCATATACAAACAGTTCCCGTTTGCTCCGGTCACACACTGCATATAACTTTTTAATAATATCTTCATTGTTATTATTTTATCCAATATACTTTTCATATACATTTTTCAGTAATATTTATTTTTATCCGAGAGGGATGGATGGATTCTGTTAACTGGGTAGCACTTGTTTACGGACTTGTGGGAGGCTTAGGGCTGTTTTTATTCGGTATGAGAATGATGTCCGAAGGTCTGCAAAAATCAGCAGGTAACAGCCTAAAAAAAATTCTCGAAAAATTGACTACAAACCGCTTTATAGGCACTTTTGTCGGGCTGGGAATTACTGCAATTATTCAAAGCAGTTCTGCAACCACTGTTATGGTAGTGGGATTTGTCAACGCCGGCTTAATGAACATTACCCAGTCATTGAGCATTGTACTGGGAGCTAATATCGGCACCACCGTTACAGCACAGCTTATAGCATTTAAGATTACTAAACTCGCACTGCCGGCAATAGGGGTCGGTGTATTTCTAAGGCTTTTCACAAAGAAAAAGAAATATAACTACTATGGTGAAGTTTTAATAGGCTTTGGTCTTCTTTTTCTGGGACTTGCTACTATGAAAGACGGATTTGCCCCTTTGAGGAGCAGTGAAGAGTTCAGAAATGCTTTTATTCTTTTTTCATCAACACCCATTCTTGCTGTGGCAGCCGGTGCTATACTGACTATGATAGTTCAAAGCAGCTCAGCTACAATAGGTATAACCATAGCTCTGGCATCAACGGGTTTGATTGATTTTTACGGAGCCAGCGCATTGGTACTGGGTGAAAATATAGGTACCACGCTCACCGCCAACATTGCAGCAATAGGAACCAATTCTGCCGCAAGGAGAGCTGCATTGGGTCACATGATTTTTAATGTAATTGGTGTGGTATATATGCTGATTCTTCTAAAACCTTTTGTGGGATTCATTGATTCAATAACGCCGGGAAATGCCAACATGGTAAATGCTGTAGGACAAAACCCTTATATAGCCAGACATATAGCCAACCTGCACACGATGTTTAATATAATCAATACAATAGTGTTTCTCCCAATCTTAGGTACACTGGCTTCCATATGCAAATGGCTGATAAAAGAAGATGAGGATGAGCAGGAACAGCGATTGAAATTTATCGATGACCGTTTGATCGATACCCCTGAATTGGCCGTTACGCAAGCGCAAAAAGAGGTTCAACGCATGTCGGATATTGCACTTGAAATGCTGAGAATGTCCAAAGAGGCTTTCTTTCAAAGGGATCAGAAAATTATAGATAAAATATACAGAAAAGAAGATGTTGTGGATTTACTTGAAAAAGATATTACTGATTTTCTGGTAAAACTTTTCCAGAAATCAGTAAGTGAAAAAAATTCGGAAGTCATTAATAACATTTTTCATGTTCTGCATGATATTGAAAAAATTGCTGATCATGCGGAAAATATTGCCAAATTTACAGAAAGGATTATTGACAACAAAATTACCTTCTCCGAGGAAGCACTTGATGAGATGAATGAAATTTTCGATGTTACAATAAGATTTTCCAGTAATGTTCTGAATGAATACAACAAAGGAAACTTACCAAAAGATATCGACACCCAGGATGAAGATCTTATAGATAAATACAAACGAAAATTCAAAAACAATCATATGAGAAGATTTAATGAGGGCAAATGTAATGTAGACGCTGGGATTGTGTACGTTGATATATTAAATAACCTGGAAAAAGCCGGCGACCACAGCTTTAATATAGCACAGGTCATTCAGGGAAGCGAGTAATGCTTGCTGCCGGTGTAGATATAGGTAGTAACAGTTTCAGGCTTATCATTGCCGATATTGAAGATGACAAAATCTTAAAAATTGTTCATGAAGAGAGGACAATCACCAGACTTGCCGAAGGTCTTATCGAAACCGGCAGACTTAAAAAAGAAAATATCGATCATTCTGTTGAAGTACTCAGCTCTTTCAGGAAAAAAATCAATGAGTTTGGTGTCAATAAGTTTAAATTTGTAGCTACAAGTGCTGTCAGAGAAGCTGAAAACGCCTCTGAATTTTTGGATAAGCTTGCAAAAAAAGGCATATATATAAGTGTGATAGACGGTAAATATGAAGGATTACTTACTTTTAAAGGTGTAAATGCAGCTATTGATATAACCGGCAGAAACGTGCTGATTTTCGATATAGGGGGCGGTTCAACCGAACTTATTTTTGTTGATAACGGTAAAGTAAAAACTGTGGAAAGTACTGAGCTCGGTGTTGTCAAACTAAGCAATTTATATGATTTCAAAAAAATTGTAGATGGAAAAACAATAGCAAAAGTTGAAAGCAATGTAAAAAAAGTGCTTGGTAATTTTTACTTTTCCAAAGAAGCTGTCCAAAAAGCTGCTGCAACTGCTGGTACAGCCACCACAGTTGCAGCTATCGATATGGGACTTAAAGATTACGACTACAGGAAAGTTAACGGATACACAATTGATATTTCAAAAATTAAAAGTATATTAAAAGAGTTGGCCGGAATGCCTTTTGAAAAGCGAACATCTGTGACCGGCCTGGAGAAAGGAAGGGAAGATCTTATAATAGGTGGTATTATCATAATGCTTAGCATTCTTGAGATTGCAGGTACAAATAAAGTAACAATAAGTGATTTTGGAGTGAGGGAGGGTATCGTAATTGCAGCTGCAAACGATTAGTTTATTAACAACTCCGCTGGTAACAGGTTTTGTCGGTTATTTCACCAACTATCTGGCTATAAAAATGCTTTTCCGCCCCCACAGAAGGCGTTGGTATTCAGCAGGCTGGCAGGGTGTCATTCCTAAAAACAGAAAGAAAATTGCCGGAGAGGTTGCCAATCTGGTGGGCAAAGAACTCATCAGAGAAGATGATATCAGATCTGCCCTACAGAGTGAAAATTTTCAAAATCTGCTTTCTTACACAGTCTCCGAAGAGGTGAAAAACTTTCTTCAGAGAGATTACGGCTCATTGTATGAAATCATGGATAACTTCGGTCTTGATATCGACGATGTCATAAACAGAACAGTTTTAAACACCACAGCCAACGATCAGGCTGTAACTGTGATTAATGATCTGCTGCAAAGAGTGGCACGTGAAATACTCGACAGTTTTTTGCTGAAGTCCGTTTCTGAAATTGAAGGAATGGAAGACAAAATCAGCTATTTTGTTCGTAAAATTATGAGCAGAGGGAACTGGCAGGAGCTGCTCATTGATGAAATTTTTGCTAAATTAAATAATACTGTGTATTCGGGTAATTCTTTGCAGGACATACTGCCGGAAGAGTTGTTAAATAAAAAAACCGCTATCTCAAAACAACTCACTGACAAAGGAATAGCAATCTTAAAAAAACTGTTGAATGATGAAAAAACCAAGAAAGTGATAATACAAAAATTCATTGAACTGAAAAACAATTACTTCGGAAGCGGCTTCTTTGATCAGCTTAAACTGGGGATGCTTAATGTTTTCCTGAACGAAGATGCAATAACAGATATTGTTAATGATGAGCTTCCAAAGATTATAAATGCAATAAGTGAAAATGATGAAATTATTGCCAAACTTGAGCAGTCTGTTGAAAATTATATCGATCAGGCTTTACAGAAACCTTTTTACGAAATTGTGGAAATGATAGGCCCTAAAACATTTTATAAAATCCGTATGGATTTTAACAGCTGGCTGAAAAGCTATCTGAGATCAGACGAACTTATAAATAAAGTGGAATCCTATTTTGTCAGTAATTATCACAAATATTCCGGATTTACATTCGGTGGTATTCTTAAAACAGCAGGAGTGGACCCTTATGAGCTTCTCTCAAACAGTATAGATATAAGGGTGATACTCAGTGAAAGCAAAAGCAGCTCTGCCGCACTAACTGACGGTATTGTCTCCATACTGAAAGATATCCGGGTATCGGAGATTTACAACAAAATTCCTGAGCCGACTTTTGAACAATTGAAAATAACATTAACTTATAAAATCAACGAAATTCTCGACAAACACATAATCAATGTACTTGGAGCCATTAATCTTACCAGCATTGTAGAAGAGAAAGTAAACTCATTGGATTTAAATCAACTTGAAAATCTCCTTTTTTCTTTCATGAGGGATCAATTCCGCTGGATTAATATTCTTGGATTTATACTCGGCTTTATTTTTGGAGCAATCCAGAGCCTTCTGTTTTATCTGTATTGAAGGGTGCATTTAAAGGCAGTTAGAGGTGGTTAGGGGTAGTTGAAGGTATTAGAGGTATTAGGGGTTTTATAAGTATTAAAGATTAAATATTGTGTCCAGTTAAATAACCAAAATGGAAGAAGGTACTCAAAACTTAGCACTTAACACTTAGCACTTAACACTTAACACTATCTCACTTATTTAAATAGATTGACAGTGTAGGGACAATCTGATAATAACCATTCATGGAATTTGACATTAATTCTTTTTTGAGAGAACTTTCTATAGCAGCTGTTCCTTTTCTCATGGCAATTACCGTGCATGAAGCCTCCCACGGCTACGCAGCGTATATGCTTGGAGATGATACGGCCAAGAGAGCAGGGCGTTTAACTTTAAATCCCCTTAAGCATCTCGATCCGCTTGGACTGCTTGTTCTTTTTCTTACCAGGTTATTCGGATGGGCAAAACCGGTACCTGTAAATTTTACCAATCTAAACAATAAAAAATACGGTCCTGCTATTGTTGCAGGTGCAGGCCCAACTGCCAATTTTATCACCGCAATATTGTCTTCGGGTTTATATAACATAATCATTAATCTGAATGTGAGTCAGTCATTGCATTCGACGCTGATTGTACCCTTGGCACTGATGGCTCTTTTCTCCATCCAAATCAACATAGCTTTAGGTATTTTTAATCTTATTCCGATTCTTCCTCTGGACGGAGGAAGAATACTTCAATCTTTTCTGCCGTTAAATGCAGCCTATAAATTTTCACAAACAGAGCAGTACGGCTTTGTTATTATAATAATTTTGCTGCTTACAAACGTTATAGACAGAGTTGTATTCCCTATTATCAATGTTCTTGTAAATTTATTAACTTAAGGAGTCTGCATCCAATGACAAAAGTATTAAGCGGCATGCGCCCGACCGGCAAGCTACACATAGGACATTATTTCGGAGCACTTCAAAACTGGGTAAGCTTACAGGATAAATATGAATGTTTTTATTTTATAGCTGACTGGCACGCACTCACAACCGGATATGAAACACCTCCAGATTTTCATACACTGAGAAGGGAAATGCTTCTGGACTGGCTGACAGCAGGCCTTGATCCCAAAAAAAGTACTCTGTTTATTCAGTCAAAAAATTCTGCTCATGCTGAGCTTTACCTGCTGCTTAACATGATAACACCAATTGGATGGCTGGAGAGATGCCCCACTTACAAAGAAATGAAAGAGGAGCTGAACGATAAGGATCTTTCCAATATTGGTTTTTTAAGCTATCCTGTCCTGCAGACTGCGGATATTATAATATACGATGCAAAATACGTCCCTGTGGGAAAGGACCAGGTTCCCCATCTTGAAATAAGCCGTGAAATTGTCAGGCGTTTTAATTATCTTTATAACGCAGATGTTTTTGTTGAACCTGAGGCGTTGCTTACAAAGACACCCAAGTTACTGGGTACTGACGGAAGAAAAATGAGTAAATCATACGATAATGCCATACTGCTTTCTGAAGATTTGAAATCGGTGGAGAAAAAAATAAAACAGATGAAAACTGACACAAACAGAAAAAGAAAATCCGATCCGGGGAATCCTTTTATCTGTCCTGTGTTTGGATATCATGAGGTCTTTTCCACAAAAGAAGAGCAGGAATGGGTAATAAACGGTTGCAAAAATGCCGAGATAGGGTGTATAGACTGCAAAAAAGTTCTCATTAAACATTTGTTTGAATTTTTGGAGCCGCTCCAGGAAAAGCGCAATAAGCTTGACAAAGAAATTGACAATATATACGAATATTTATCCGAATCCCAGGAATATGCCGAAAAAATTGCATCAATAAAATTAGAGGAAGCAAAAAAAGCAATGAACCTATGAAAGATCTTCTCGATGTAAAAACAGCAAATTTTGAAGGTCCGTTGGATTTACTCATCCATTTAATCTACAAAAACGAAATGAATATATATGACATCTCAATCTCAACAATTGCCGATCAGTTTGTTGATACAGTGAGGCAGATGGAAAGACTGGATATGGAGGTTGCTGCAGAATTTATAAACATGGCATCGTATCTGACATATCTGAAATCAAAAATGCTTTTACCCAAGACTTCCACTTTTGAAGAGGATATCGACCCGGAAGAAGAAAAATATCATTTTACCCAGAGACTTATAGAATATTCTTTTTATAGGGATATTTCAGAGACACTCAGGCAGAAAGAATTTTTCAGCAAAAGATATCTGACACGCAGAGATACACTATATCTTCCCAAAGAGCATTCTTATCAAGAAGATCCTTTGAGTCTGGCCAAAGAATTTTTCAGACTTATAGAAAAGGAAAAAGATGATAATGTTGTTATCGAACATGACAATGTTGATATAGATGATTTGATTGAACAGATGAAAGATTTTGTGTTAAACAGAGACGAAATTTTCTGGTCTGAAATCCTAAAGGTCTGCAGGAGCAAAAGGGAAGTTGTTGTTGCGTTGCTTGCAATATTGGAACTGGTAAGGATAAAAGTAATAACTGCTCTTCAAACTGAAAACTTTGGCGAAATACTGGTGAAAAAGTATGCAGAATAAAGAAAAACAGATGTTTTTTGCCTCGCTTTTCCTTTCAGGTAAACCTATCAACCTGAAATTTTTCAGAGAAATGTTTGACCCGATTAATATGGAAAACCGACTTGATGAGTTTGCACATGAATTCAATAGTATGCAGACAGGTTTGTTTATCAGGAAAGTTGCAGAAGGTTATCAAATGGTTACAGACACA is from Flexistipes sinusarabici DSM 4947 and encodes:
- a CDS encoding branched-chain amino acid ABC transporter permease produces the protein MQFIYSGITSGSIFALVALGFNIIYNTTGIINFAQGEFVMIGGMLIYTLLSIYGLPFLIAAPLALMAALILGAIFERVFIKSVRSPNEIKLITITIAASIILRGLGMVIWGRNSLSVDAYVPYKILELPAGTLTSNSLLVIIVSLITAFSLSLFFKRSSLGKAFRACYDDKIAAGICGVDVSKIRMLAFAIAALLGVIAGIVTTPITYVTYTDGIMTGLKGFAAAILGGLGSFWGGVAGGLLLGIFEGFFASVFSSGYKDAFAFLVILAVLFLRPKGLFGKKKAERL
- a CDS encoding branched-chain amino acid ABC transporter permease, which codes for MRKINYPFLIFVLVVLIAAKLLIKNEYYLSIVIFGMFNAINASCFNLLLGYTGIISLGQAAFYGIGAYFAVIVAASFGINPVLAIFLASLFSALTAFIVGYPTLKLHGHYLAMATLGFGMIIYVLMNEMAFITGGPSGFLDISKFSFLGISIYGEHSFYVFVAIMFFIFTVLFEMFDKSYLSYKLKFIKESEFASKSFGINIFKTKLLVFSIAAGITAFNGGIYAYYSGFISPVSFNFNYSIELLTMAIVGGLGTVPGGIIGAAVLTALPEFMASIEDYEMILYGCFLAITIIFLPGGLTGLIKRILNKNAAD
- a CDS encoding ABC transporter ATP-binding protein, which translates into the protein MLQIKNTGINFGGVKALDNVSFNVSYGRITALIGPNGAGKTTLFNIITGFLKSNTGEIFFENENITNSQPYHIFAKGISRTFQNLNLISEVSLKENLLLGIIGKDNPSSVKSLLRLNGKYWKRVEKKIHHCMEITGISEWCDKKTDEVPYGILKYLEIARAIINEPKILLLDEPAAGLNNVEKENLMELIKFLTSKNMTIFMVEHDMNFVSNLADNVICLNYGKVIANGSYGEIRSNEEVIKAYLGDSDA
- a CDS encoding ABC transporter ATP-binding protein; translated protein: MLKVSSLNIYYGAVRALNNISIHVKEKEFVSLIGSNGAGKTSLLNGILNIVPPKSGEIVFQNRTITGLPTKKKVKMGISLVPEGRRVFPNMSVHENLEMGGYQKSSKIKNRQMEFVLDLFPILKERNKQLAGMLSGGEQQMLAIGRALMSDPKLLLMDEPSMGLAPLVIKNVYEKLTKLKENGLTIFLVEQNASVALKYADRGYVLENGKIVLQGKSSELKDDNEIKRAYLGKEYKEKWER
- a CDS encoding phenylacetate--CoA ligase family protein, translating into MLLWQKEEQTMPLDDIKQLQLERLQSTVNRAYENVDFYKSQLKSLNIKPEEISKLEDISKLPFTTKQDLRDNYPYGLFAVPLKDIVRIHSSSGTTGKPTVVGYTKRDLETWKDLVARVMVAGGVTKDDIVHIAFTYGLFTGGFGLHYGAEHIGASVIPVSSGNTRRQLLIMQDYWSSTLICTPSYALHIAEIMEKQGLTADDIHLKYALLGSEPWGEKIRAEVEEKLGVIATDNYGLSEVIGPGVSGECLQKNGLHINEDHFYAEIIDPETGEVLPEGELGELVLTTLTKEGMPLIRYRTRDITRLFRDNCKCGCTFVKMEKPSGRTDDMLIVNGVNVFPSQVEEVLTEFDHATPHYMIFVKKKGHLDQMEINLEISEHLFFDEMKKQRALLDSLTEKMFTVLGIKPKIKLVEPRTIERFEGKASRVVDTRNE
- a CDS encoding HD domain-containing protein — encoded protein: MSNNDKELTGIVNFFFETGIFEKIPRSGDAFLGSEQQLLSSHIFRTTVIGFSLANITDADISKVTFMCLFHDIEESRTGDLNYLHQKYVNSDDRKALEDITGSLPFGESIKSLIDEYEAQKSFEAKLAKDADTLELILHIKESLDKGNEQAANWLKFAEKRLKTIAAKDILKNIKSTKYYHWWYNLSNEWQKGNKNW
- a CDS encoding Na/Pi cotransporter family protein, giving the protein MDSVNWVALVYGLVGGLGLFLFGMRMMSEGLQKSAGNSLKKILEKLTTNRFIGTFVGLGITAIIQSSSATTVMVVGFVNAGLMNITQSLSIVLGANIGTTVTAQLIAFKITKLALPAIGVGVFLRLFTKKKKYNYYGEVLIGFGLLFLGLATMKDGFAPLRSSEEFRNAFILFSSTPILAVAAGAILTMIVQSSSATIGITIALASTGLIDFYGASALVLGENIGTTLTANIAAIGTNSAARRAALGHMIFNVIGVVYMLILLKPFVGFIDSITPGNANMVNAVGQNPYIARHIANLHTMFNIINTIVFLPILGTLASICKWLIKEDEDEQEQRLKFIDDRLIDTPELAVTQAQKEVQRMSDIALEMLRMSKEAFFQRDQKIIDKIYRKEDVVDLLEKDITDFLVKLFQKSVSEKNSEVINNIFHVLHDIEKIADHAENIAKFTERIIDNKITFSEEALDEMNEIFDVTIRFSSNVLNEYNKGNLPKDIDTQDEDLIDKYKRKFKNNHMRRFNEGKCNVDAGIVYVDILNNLEKAGDHSFNIAQVIQGSE
- a CDS encoding Ppx/GppA phosphatase — protein: MLAAGVDIGSNSFRLIIADIEDDKILKIVHEERTITRLAEGLIETGRLKKENIDHSVEVLSSFRKKINEFGVNKFKFVATSAVREAENASEFLDKLAKKGIYISVIDGKYEGLLTFKGVNAAIDITGRNVLIFDIGGGSTELIFVDNGKVKTVESTELGVVKLSNLYDFKKIVDGKTIAKVESNVKKVLGNFYFSKEAVQKAAATAGTATTVAAIDMGLKDYDYRKVNGYTIDISKIKSILKELAGMPFEKRTSVTGLEKGREDLIIGGIIIMLSILEIAGTNKVTISDFGVREGIVIAAAND